The Methanoculleus marisnigri JR1 genome window below encodes:
- a CDS encoding bifunctional fructose-bisphosphatase/inositol-phosphate phosphatase yields the protein MEFIRACEDVAGAVRDAIAGMVGTPEAGAYVKMGADGTPTKKIDQVAEEIIVDYFTCHPFCRRLISEELGCAEMGGESGTIFLDPVDGTYNAVVGIPFYALSIAYAEEGVVQAGYVQNLATGETFHAVRGRGACLDGRPIRVSGVSLLEESAMSVYGRKFDPTRVQMIGRKIRRWRLLGASALELCYVGCGRIDGFIDVRGTLRVTDAAAGMLVCEEAGGKVSDLEGNALVFPDEVSVGRSLVATNGIVHNKVVEYLR from the coding sequence ATGGAGTTCATCCGGGCGTGTGAAGACGTGGCGGGGGCGGTACGCGATGCAATAGCAGGCATGGTCGGAACGCCGGAGGCAGGGGCGTACGTCAAGATGGGCGCGGACGGCACGCCCACGAAGAAGATCGACCAGGTGGCTGAAGAGATCATCGTGGACTACTTCACGTGCCACCCGTTCTGCCGGCGCCTGATCAGCGAGGAACTCGGGTGCGCCGAGATGGGCGGGGAGAGCGGAACCATCTTCCTCGACCCGGTCGACGGCACCTACAACGCCGTGGTCGGGATCCCCTTCTACGCCCTCTCGATTGCGTATGCAGAAGAAGGGGTCGTGCAGGCGGGATACGTCCAGAACCTCGCCACGGGCGAGACCTTCCACGCTGTCCGGGGCCGGGGCGCCTGCCTCGACGGGCGGCCCATCCGCGTCTCGGGGGTATCGCTCCTCGAAGAGAGCGCCATGAGCGTCTACGGCCGGAAGTTCGACCCGACGCGTGTCCAGATGATCGGCCGGAAGATCCGGCGGTGGCGCCTCCTCGGCGCATCGGCGCTCGAGCTCTGCTACGTCGGGTGCGGCCGCATCGACGGTTTCATCGACGTGCGGGGAACGCTCCGGGTCACCGACGCGGCGGCGGGGATGCTGGTCTGCGAGGAAGCCGGCGGGAAGGTCTCCGATCTCGAAGGAAATGCCCTTGTCTTCCCCGACGAGGTATCCGTCGGGCGGAGCCTCGTCGCCACGAACGGGATCGTGCACAACAAGGTTGTCGAGTACCTGAGGTGA
- a CDS encoding NAD(+)/NADH kinase gives MKIVLVSRIDEADALRYTASLARELEGLGHEVALEEGTAAHLGEGGISFEEIDGDLVVVVGGDGSVLLTVHQMKKQVPVLGINWGEVGFLADLEPDEAGTFFAAHTEGFHIERRMRVSLSVNGVPLGDALNEGLVVTDRPAKMLRFGVYVDGTPAERFRADGLLVSTPTGSTAYAMSAGGPIVDPQIEGFLLVPLAPYMLSSRPHLISTGRNLEITLETEKPAHLVIDGQSTFELEKEATLTVKKSDQPALFVHTGKPFFEKVNHKLRNL, from the coding sequence ATGAAGATCGTCCTTGTATCGCGTATCGACGAGGCGGATGCGCTCCGTTACACCGCGTCGCTCGCCCGGGAACTCGAAGGTCTGGGCCACGAGGTTGCTCTCGAAGAGGGCACGGCGGCACACCTCGGGGAAGGGGGTATTTCGTTTGAGGAGATCGACGGCGACCTGGTCGTGGTCGTCGGCGGCGACGGGTCGGTTCTCCTCACCGTCCACCAGATGAAGAAGCAGGTTCCGGTTCTCGGGATCAACTGGGGCGAGGTGGGATTCCTCGCGGATCTGGAACCCGACGAAGCAGGAACGTTCTTCGCCGCCCACACGGAAGGGTTTCATATCGAGCGCCGGATGCGGGTCAGCCTCTCCGTCAACGGGGTACCGCTCGGCGATGCCCTCAACGAGGGGCTCGTCGTCACCGATCGGCCGGCGAAGATGCTCCGGTTCGGCGTTTACGTCGACGGCACGCCCGCGGAGCGGTTCCGGGCCGACGGCCTGCTCGTATCGACCCCGACCGGATCGACCGCATACGCCATGAGCGCGGGAGGGCCGATCGTCGACCCGCAGATCGAGGGTTTCCTCCTCGTGCCGCTCGCGCCGTATATGCTCTCGTCCCGCCCCCATCTCATCAGCACCGGGAGGAACCTCGAGATCACCCTCGAGACCGAGAAACCGGCGCACCTCGTCATCGATGGGCAGAGCACGTTCGAACTCGAAAAAGAGGCTACCCTCACGGTCAAGAAGTCGGATCAGCCCGCCCTCTTCGTCCATACGGGCAAACCGTTCTTTGAGAAGGTGAACCACAAACTGCGCAACCTCTGA
- a CDS encoding DUF169 domain-containing protein, which produces MEDQMRTEIAYPEIAETLKKSLDLRGSPVAVKLAKNPEGIPEGVGPIDETVRHCQMITRARLNGEIFYATADKHVCMGGGWALGLKELTPSLRSGEFYYKLGKFESWAACMRTIRQVPHVPELETYATVYAPLEKTPFDPHVVVIVAEPRAMLKLAQTTLYLLGGRIESTMAGIQSVCADATALPYLTGKINYSLGCDGSRRFSGIEDNELVMGIPAELLPEFARALPVVTAAPGSVK; this is translated from the coding sequence ATGGAAGACCAGATGCGCACGGAGATCGCCTATCCGGAGATCGCGGAGACGCTGAAGAAATCCCTCGACCTGCGGGGCTCACCGGTCGCGGTGAAACTCGCAAAGAACCCCGAAGGCATCCCCGAAGGGGTCGGGCCGATCGACGAGACTGTCCGCCACTGCCAGATGATCACCCGGGCGCGATTGAACGGCGAGATCTTCTACGCGACCGCCGACAAACACGTATGCATGGGGGGTGGCTGGGCCCTCGGGCTGAAGGAACTCACGCCGAGCCTCCGCTCGGGAGAGTTCTACTACAAACTCGGCAAGTTCGAGAGCTGGGCCGCCTGTATGCGGACCATCCGGCAGGTGCCGCACGTCCCGGAACTCGAGACGTATGCGACCGTCTATGCGCCGCTTGAGAAGACGCCGTTCGACCCGCACGTCGTCGTCATCGTTGCCGAACCACGGGCGATGCTGAAACTCGCGCAGACGACGCTCTACCTGCTCGGAGGACGGATCGAGTCCACGATGGCGGGGATCCAGTCGGTCTGTGCGGACGCGACCGCGCTGCCCTACCTCACCGGAAAGATCAATTACTCGCTCGGGTGCGACGGTTCGCGGCGGTTCTCGGGGATCGAGGACAACGAACTCGTCATGGGCATCCCCGCCGAGCTCCTTCCCGAGTTTGCCCGGGCGCTTCCGGTCGTCACCGCTGCACCCGGGTCGGTGAAGTAA
- a CDS encoding amino acid-binding protein, producing MKLEMRDQPGQLVAALQPISAVGGNIIAVIHQRETPAATETLDVQIVLELPEGRLEKLLELLREQGVNVVRIGEERLLYECTLITIGHLMHTDLSDTVDRIDTTGSAEVTDLSLAMPAISSPSSARITIRSTTREEMKKAIRILRSVAEQKDLLIIEPLEDA from the coding sequence ATGAAGCTCGAGATGAGGGACCAGCCCGGACAGCTGGTCGCAGCCCTCCAGCCGATCTCGGCTGTCGGGGGAAATATCATCGCGGTTATCCACCAGCGGGAGACGCCGGCGGCTACGGAGACGCTGGACGTCCAGATCGTGCTGGAACTTCCCGAGGGCCGCCTTGAGAAACTCCTTGAACTGCTCCGGGAGCAGGGCGTCAACGTCGTGCGCATCGGCGAGGAGCGGCTCCTCTACGAATGCACGCTGATCACGATCGGGCACCTGATGCACACGGATCTCTCCGACACGGTCGACCGGATCGACACGACCGGCTCGGCCGAGGTGACGGATCTCTCTCTTGCCATGCCCGCGATCAGTTCCCCGTCGTCGGCCCGCATCACCATCCGTTCGACCACCCGCGAGGAGATGAAGAAGGCTATCCGGATCCTGCGCAGCGTTGCGGAGCAGAAGGATCTCCTCATCATCGAGCCCCTGGAGGATGCATGA
- a CDS encoding homoserine dehydrogenase yields MRIAILGFGSVGRGIARAILAKNLDITVTGLADSRSGVIDPAGIDIAAALAKKEGGGPCGSPDVSPADVVAKADYDVLVEVTPTNVEDGEPALGHMRAALRRQKHVVTSNKGPIALAYPELRDLAAANGVFLKYEATVCGAIPLIHAMQEGLAGNTISRLYGVFNGTCNYILTRMAEDSLTYEQALAEARELGYAEADPTYDVEGIDAGVKLVILANTILDMRTTLDDVERTGITLLTPEALRLAEDQDCTIRLIGEIVPEAGVLRVSPRIVAKAHPLVVEGTLNAVTVGTDLAGDLTFIGKGAGSMETASAVIGDLLYIRDRHVQGS; encoded by the coding sequence ATGCGGATCGCCATACTCGGGTTCGGTTCCGTCGGCCGGGGGATCGCCCGGGCAATCCTTGCAAAAAACCTCGATATCACCGTCACCGGTCTTGCCGACTCGCGGAGCGGGGTCATCGACCCGGCCGGGATCGACATTGCGGCGGCGCTTGCCAAGAAGGAGGGAGGTGGCCCCTGCGGCAGCCCGGACGTCAGCCCCGCGGACGTGGTGGCGAAGGCGGATTACGACGTCCTCGTCGAGGTGACCCCGACGAACGTGGAGGACGGCGAACCGGCGCTGGGCCACATGCGGGCGGCCCTCCGGCGGCAAAAGCACGTCGTCACCTCGAATAAAGGCCCTATCGCCCTCGCCTACCCGGAACTCCGGGATCTTGCAGCGGCAAACGGCGTCTTCCTGAAGTACGAAGCGACGGTCTGCGGGGCGATCCCGCTCATCCACGCGATGCAGGAGGGGCTTGCGGGCAACACCATCTCCAGGCTTTACGGGGTCTTCAACGGCACCTGCAACTACATCCTCACCCGGATGGCCGAGGACAGCCTCACCTACGAGCAGGCCCTTGCCGAGGCCCGGGAACTCGGGTATGCCGAAGCCGACCCCACCTACGACGTCGAGGGGATCGATGCGGGCGTTAAACTGGTCATCCTCGCAAACACCATCCTCGATATGCGGACCACGCTTGATGACGTGGAGAGGACGGGGATTACCCTCCTGACACCCGAAGCCCTGCGGCTTGCGGAGGATCAGGACTGCACCATCCGGCTGATCGGCGAGATCGTCCCGGAGGCTGGAGTGCTCCGCGTCTCGCCGCGGATCGTCGCAAAAGCGCACCCGCTCGTCGTCGAAGGAACGCTCAACGCGGTCACGGTGGGGACGGACCTCGCCGGGGATCTGACGTTCATCGGGAAGGGCGCGGGCTCCATGGAGACCGCCAGCGCCGTGATCGGCGACCTCCTCTACATCCGTGATCGGCATGTCCAGGGTTCTTGA
- a CDS encoding helix-turn-helix domain-containing protein, with protein sequence MSRVLERRKQYLRLMRQATLESGYFTVADIAEATETPRSTVQDWVNRLIEEGCVLITEEQRGRHAARYAATSVMPESACRRVFTTIDGGEVEIYHECMSGGCAAFCEFHHARAGGALQSVRRDGTLLRERASLGRREVAVGLDPAPAVGIVGVFHEDGYIRQQIRCIGGPAYSLTDMMSFAEGVCGVTVCREGPVVEGEVVTRALAYVAVGIDDTDTGTEGATFALALALLQHLAKLDGVMPIGHRVAMLNPRLEARTAGNSCSCIELAVEPGFVPRIEESAVRFVAGEAASPEWGIAVRQGFRVPGALRAYGRSARESVIDREAAEKTAGLFGAHLYGGRGVIGALAAVSLIGLPHDVLLDPGRDVCTGWEPVE encoded by the coding sequence ATGTCCAGGGTTCTTGAACGGAGAAAACAGTACCTGCGGCTGATGCGTCAGGCGACGCTTGAGAGTGGCTACTTCACGGTGGCCGATATCGCTGAGGCGACCGAGACCCCCCGGAGCACCGTCCAGGACTGGGTGAACCGCCTCATCGAGGAGGGCTGCGTCCTCATCACGGAGGAGCAGCGGGGGCGGCACGCGGCGCGGTATGCGGCGACCAGCGTGATGCCGGAGAGCGCCTGCCGCCGGGTCTTCACCACGATCGACGGCGGCGAGGTCGAGATCTACCATGAGTGCATGAGCGGGGGATGTGCAGCGTTCTGCGAGTTCCATCACGCCCGTGCCGGCGGCGCCCTGCAGTCCGTCCGCCGGGACGGGACGCTGCTCCGCGAGCGGGCGAGCCTCGGGCGCCGGGAGGTGGCCGTCGGGCTCGATCCCGCGCCGGCAGTCGGGATCGTCGGTGTCTTCCACGAGGACGGCTACATCCGCCAGCAGATCCGGTGTATCGGCGGTCCGGCCTACTCGCTCACCGATATGATGTCTTTTGCGGAGGGCGTCTGCGGCGTCACCGTCTGCCGCGAAGGGCCGGTGGTCGAGGGCGAGGTGGTCACCCGGGCGCTCGCCTACGTCGCCGTCGGGATCGACGACACCGATACCGGGACTGAGGGTGCGACCTTCGCCCTCGCCCTCGCCCTCCTCCAGCACCTCGCGAAACTCGACGGCGTCATGCCGATCGGCCACCGTGTCGCGATGCTCAACCCCCGGCTCGAGGCCCGGACGGCCGGGAACTCGTGCAGTTGCATCGAGCTCGCGGTGGAGCCCGGGTTCGTGCCGCGGATCGAGGAGTCCGCCGTGCGGTTCGTCGCCGGCGAGGCGGCGTCCCCCGAGTGGGGCATCGCCGTCCGGCAGGGTTTCCGTGTTCCCGGCGCGCTCCGGGCATACGGGAGGAGCGCGAGAGAGTCGGTGATCGACCGGGAAGCGGCTGAGAAAACCGCCGGACTCTTCGGAGCACATCTCTACGGCGGCCGGGGCGTCATCGGGGCGCTCGCGGCGGTCTCGCTCATCGGGCTCCCCCACGATGTGCTCCTCGATCCCGGACGGGACGTCTGCACCGGTTGGGAGCCGGTGGAGTGA
- a CDS encoding DUF2284 domain-containing protein, whose translation MRSELEEEIGKLSSLARERGAEARRIAAHDVVVAEWVRFKCRFGCQGYGKHMSCPPYAPTPAETGRLLGEYSTALLLRFEGIPGHPGLKPDEIPLDFHPFFRDLILWVNSTVHLLEKTAFYDDFPKAFGFGGYPCIYCEHLHCVAEEHEGVVDESIRRLCRHMDLVRPTMEGAGIDVFSTARKAGWDLHVVPCRDLEYGKIEHGKITSIGLVLIE comes from the coding sequence ATGAGAAGCGAACTTGAAGAGGAGATCGGGAAACTCTCCTCCCTTGCACGGGAGCGGGGCGCGGAAGCGCGGCGGATAGCGGCCCATGACGTCGTCGTCGCGGAATGGGTGCGGTTCAAGTGCCGGTTCGGGTGCCAGGGTTACGGGAAGCACATGTCCTGCCCGCCCTACGCCCCCACCCCCGCCGAGACCGGGCGGCTGCTCGGCGAGTACAGCACCGCTCTCCTTCTGCGGTTCGAGGGCATCCCCGGGCATCCCGGCCTCAAACCCGACGAGATACCGCTCGACTTCCACCCGTTCTTCCGCGACCTCATCCTCTGGGTGAACTCGACGGTGCACCTCCTCGAGAAGACGGCGTTCTACGACGATTTCCCGAAGGCCTTCGGGTTCGGGGGATACCCCTGCATCTACTGCGAACACCTGCACTGCGTCGCCGAGGAGCACGAAGGGGTCGTCGACGAGAGCATCCGCAGGCTCTGCCGGCATATGGATCTCGTCCGCCCGACGATGGAGGGGGCCGGAATCGACGTCTTCTCCACCGCCCGGAAGGCCGGATGGGATCTGCACGTCGTCCCCTGCCGCGACCTCGAGTACGGGAAGATCGAGCACGGCAAGATCACCTCGATAGGGCTCGTCCTCATCGAGTAA
- a CDS encoding inositol-3-phosphate synthase, producing the protein MDSIRIAIVGVGNCASSLLQGIEYYRGKSEKDAIGLMHWDLCGYRPSDIEVAAAFDIDARKVGKDVSEAMFAPPNCTTAFCPKMPGTGVAVRMGRVLDGFPAHMQGYREECRFVLADEEEASREDVVRVLEESGAEILLNYLPVGSEEAARFYADCALEAGVGLVNNMPVFIASDPAWAARFRERGLPVVGDDVKAQLGATITHRVLANLFRQRGVRLDRTYQLNTGGNTDFLNMLNRDRLASKRTSKTEAVQSVLEVPLDDDNIHIGPSDYVCWQKDNKVCFLRMEGRLFGDVPMQIELRLSVEDSPNSAGIVIDAIRCCRLALDRGIGGPLISPSAYFMKHPPVQFRDDDAWRMTEEFIRGARDD; encoded by the coding sequence GTGGACTCGATCAGGATTGCAATCGTGGGCGTCGGGAACTGTGCCAGTTCACTGCTTCAGGGGATCGAATACTACCGGGGGAAGAGCGAGAAGGACGCAATCGGGCTGATGCACTGGGACCTCTGCGGTTACCGGCCGTCCGACATCGAGGTGGCTGCGGCGTTCGATATCGATGCGAGGAAGGTCGGAAAGGACGTCTCCGAAGCGATGTTCGCCCCCCCGAACTGCACCACGGCCTTCTGCCCAAAGATGCCGGGAACCGGTGTCGCCGTCCGTATGGGGCGGGTGCTGGATGGCTTTCCCGCGCATATGCAGGGTTATCGGGAGGAGTGCCGGTTCGTGCTCGCCGACGAGGAGGAAGCGTCGCGCGAGGACGTCGTCCGGGTGCTCGAGGAATCTGGCGCCGAGATACTGCTCAACTACCTCCCCGTGGGCTCCGAGGAGGCCGCACGGTTCTATGCCGATTGTGCGCTGGAGGCGGGCGTCGGCCTCGTCAACAACATGCCGGTCTTCATCGCGAGCGATCCGGCCTGGGCGGCAAGGTTTCGCGAACGCGGCCTTCCGGTCGTCGGCGACGACGTCAAGGCCCAGCTCGGGGCGACGATCACCCACCGGGTCCTCGCGAACCTCTTCCGGCAGCGAGGAGTGAGGCTCGACCGGACCTACCAGTTGAACACCGGCGGCAACACCGACTTTTTGAACATGCTCAACCGCGACCGCCTCGCCTCGAAGAGGACGTCGAAGACCGAAGCGGTGCAATCGGTCCTCGAAGTGCCTCTCGACGACGATAACATCCACATCGGCCCAAGCGACTACGTCTGCTGGCAGAAGGATAACAAGGTCTGCTTTCTCAGAATGGAAGGACGGCTGTTCGGGGACGTTCCCATGCAGATCGAACTCCGCCTCTCCGTCGAGGACTCGCCCAACTCCGCGGGGATCGTCATCGATGCCATCCGGTGCTGCAGGCTCGCTCTCGACCGGGGCATCGGCGGCCCGCTCATATCACCGTCCGCCTACTTCATGAAGCACCCTCCGGTGCAATTCCGGGACGACGACGCCTGGCGCATGACCGAGGAGTTCATCCGGGGCGCCCGGGACGACTGA
- the fae gene encoding formaldehyde-activating enzyme translates to MVYFEHALIGEALVGEGPEVAHVDLVIGKKGSSVEQAFVTALASPARGHTPLLAVLTPNIPAKPPTLMVNKVTIKNADQALLIFGPAQAAVAKAVVDSVAEGVIPEAEADNLLIIASIFIEWDAADKKKIHDWNYEATKTAIRRAVRGEPAVAEVLAQKDTAKHPFA, encoded by the coding sequence ATGGTTTATTTCGAACATGCACTCATCGGAGAAGCGCTCGTCGGCGAAGGGCCGGAGGTTGCCCACGTCGATCTGGTCATCGGGAAGAAGGGGAGCAGCGTGGAGCAGGCATTCGTCACGGCGCTTGCATCGCCTGCACGGGGGCACACGCCGCTCCTTGCCGTGCTCACCCCGAACATTCCGGCGAAGCCCCCGACGCTGATGGTCAATAAGGTCACCATCAAGAATGCGGATCAGGCTCTCCTGATCTTCGGCCCGGCCCAGGCCGCCGTCGCGAAGGCCGTGGTGGACAGCGTTGCGGAGGGCGTCATCCCGGAGGCGGAGGCTGATAACCTGCTGATCATAGCATCGATCTTCATCGAGTGGGACGCAGCGGACAAGAAGAAGATCCACGACTGGAACTACGAGGCGACGAAGACCGCCATCCGCCGGGCTGTCAGGGGTGAACCGGCGGTTGCCGAGGTGCTTGCACAGAAAGATACTGCAAAGCATCCCTTCGCGTGA
- a CDS encoding PrsW family intramembrane metalloprotease, producing MVVEPLVILALALAPGVFWAWYFYRRDKFEPEPKALIVKIFLLGVLVTFPVAFVEGFFGLFIVSPLIMGAVIAPIVEEYGKFAVVRRFAYPNTEFDEPMDGIVYAAAAALGLATLENILYVFTAYLTSPALALGTIAVRAIFSVPGHALFAGVWGYALGRAKFTAAERRPTIVLQGLLLGMVLHGIFNFLLFSAEIFAYAMAVFILVLTPGLWILANRNIRRALDHGHR from the coding sequence ATGGTCGTCGAGCCGCTGGTAATCCTTGCCCTGGCGCTGGCGCCGGGGGTGTTCTGGGCGTGGTACTTCTACCGCAGGGACAAATTCGAGCCCGAACCAAAGGCGCTGATCGTGAAGATCTTCCTCCTCGGCGTCCTCGTCACGTTCCCCGTCGCCTTCGTCGAAGGCTTCTTCGGCCTCTTCATCGTATCCCCGCTGATCATGGGCGCCGTCATCGCGCCCATCGTCGAGGAGTACGGCAAGTTTGCGGTTGTGCGCCGGTTCGCCTATCCAAACACCGAGTTCGACGAACCGATGGACGGCATCGTCTACGCCGCCGCCGCCGCCCTCGGTCTCGCAACGCTCGAAAACATCCTTTACGTCTTTACGGCATACCTGACGTCGCCGGCGCTCGCCCTCGGCACGATCGCCGTCCGCGCGATCTTCTCGGTTCCGGGGCACGCGCTCTTTGCCGGCGTATGGGGCTACGCCCTCGGCCGGGCCAAGTTCACAGCCGCCGAACGCCGGCCGACGATCGTCCTTCAGGGACTTCTGCTCGGGATGGTGCTGCACGGCATCTTCAACTTCCTGCTCTTCTCCGCCGAGATCTTCGCCTACGCCATGGCCGTCTTCATCCTGGTCCTGACGCCGGGGCTCTGGATCCTTGCGAACCGAAACATCAGGCGGGCGCTCGACCACGGACACCGGTAG